The genomic interval CGTCTCGAGCGCAACGACGACAACTGACGAAAATCGACGCCTTCGGGCGTTTCACGCGGAAAGCGGAACTACGTGGCATCCTCAACTCCGACCCGCCATGCGTGGCGGGTCCTTCTAGGCCTGCTCCTCGTCACGGCGGCTTTGTTCGGCATCAACGCCCTCGGCGTCTACGGGTTCAAGGAGAGCTCATGGACGCCGGAGCTCGCACTCGACCTGCAGGGTGGTACGCAGATCGTACTGAGCGCGCAGACCGCCGACGGCTCCGACCCGACGCAGGAGCAGCTCGACCAGGCCGCGGCCATCATCCGCCAGCGCGTGGACGCCTCCGGCACCGCAGAAGCTGACATCACCACCGAGGGCGGCCGCAACATCGTCGTCCAGATCCCCGGTGTCGCCGATCAGGAGACTCGCGATCGGATCCAGGCGAGTGCACAGCTGGAGTTCCGCGCCGTGCTCGTGGCCACCGACCCCGCGACGGAGTTCGTCGGCGAGGACGGCAAGACGACCGCCTTCCCGACGCCGAACGAGACCATGAACGCGGTCCCGACGCCGAAGCCGACCGACGGCAGCGATCCGTCGCAGATCACCGAGAAGCAGTTCGCCGCGCTGCAGTCGTTCGACTGCACGGCCGAGCGTCCGAGCACCACGCCGCCGGCTGACGAACCGCTGGTCGCCTGCGACCCCACCGGCTCGGTCAAGTACCTGCTCGGCCCGATGGAGCTCGACGGCACCGTCATCGACGATGCCACCGCCGGTCGTGACCAGAAGTCCGGCGCATGGACGGTCAACCTCGAGCTCGACAGCAAGGGCACCGAGGTGTTCGGTGACATCAGCCAGCGACTGAACGCCAACCGCATCGCGGGCCTCAGCCCGCGTGACCAGTTCGCGTTCGTGCTCGACGGCGTCGTCATCTCCGCCCCGGTCATGCAGGCCGCGATCCTCAACGGCAAGCCCAGCATCTCGGGCAACTTCACGCAGGAGAGCTCGCAGACCCTCGCCGACCAGCTGCGCTACGGCGCCCTGCCGCTGAGCTTCAACGTTGAGAGCTCTGACACGATCTCGGCGACGCTCGGCTCGCAGCAGCTGCAGATCGGCCTCATCGCCGGTCTGATCGGACTTGGTCTCGTCGCGATCTACTCGCTGATCAGCTACCGGGCACTCGGCTGGGTGATCATCGCATCCATCGGCGTGATGGGTGTGCTCACCTACATCATCATCTGCATTCTCGCGTGGCGCATGGGCTTCCGCCTGTCGCTGGCAGGTGTGGCGGGTCTGATCGTCTCGATCGGATTCACGGCCGACTCGTTCATCGTCTACTTCGAGCGAATACGAGATGAGCTGCGCGATGGCAAATCCATCACCGGCGCCGTCGAAGACGGCTGGGGCCGCGCCAAGCGCACGATCTACATCTCGAAGTCGATCAACATCCTTGCAGCCGTGGTGCTGTACATCCTCGCCGACGCCACGGTGAAGGGCTTCGCGTTCACGTTGGGTCTGACAACGCTCATCGACGTGTTCATCTTCGTGATCTTCACGCATCCGGTGATGCAGCTGCTGGCGCGCACCAGATTCTTCGGTGGCGGACACCGGCTGTCCGGACTCGATCCGGAGTCGCTCGGTGCGGTGTACCGGGGTCGTGCCCAGTTCCGTGAGGCGCAGGTCGGCTCCGCCGGTCGCGCGGCTCGCAACAAGGGCGCCCGCAATGAGGCCGAGAAACGCCAGACCATCGCCGAGCGCAAGCGCGCGGAGGCACTCGCCGCCAAGGGATCCTCGGATGCCGGAAAGGACTCCGACAGCTGATGTTCTCCATGAATGAGTTCGGCAACAACCTATACTCGGGCAAGACGTCCTTCCCGTTCGTCGCGAAGCGTCGCCTGTGGTTCATCATCGCGATCGTGCTGATCGTCGGCAGCGCCCTGGTGCCCCTCATCCGGCCGGTGCAGTTCTCGATCGAGTTCACCGGTGGATCGCAGTTCGTGGTGGCAAGCCCCGCGACCGGTGCCGACGGCAAGCCCGACCAGTCGCTCGCGACCGATGCGGTGCGCTCGGTGGTTCCCGAAGCCACGGCCAAGGTCGTGATCGTGAACAACCGCGACGTCCGCGTGCAGACCGACCAGATGAGCGCACTGCAGACCCAGCAGGTCACCGAAGCGCTCTCGCAGGCGTACGACGTCAAGGTCGAGGACATCACCAACTCCTTCATCGGACCGGCCTGGGGCGAGAACGTCACCCGGCAGTCGCTGTGGGGCCTGGCGATCTTCCTCGCGCTGACCTTCCTGATCCTGGCGATCTACTTCCGCACCTGGAAGATGTCGGCGGCAGCGATCCTCGGTCTGCTCGACGTGCTCGTGATCACGGTCGGCGTCTACGCGCTGGCCGGATTCGAGATCTCACCGGCGGCGGTGATCGGATTCCTGACGATCCTGGCGTACTCCTTGTACGACACCACAGTCGTGTTCGACAAGGTTCGAGAGAACACCACCGAGGACGCGAATCAGACCACGCGAACGTTCGGCGAATCGGTGAACCTCGCGGTGAACCAGACGCTGGTGCGATCGATCAACACCTCGGTCGTGGCAGCGCTGCCGGTCGGTGCGATCCTGTTCATCGGCGCGTTCTGGCTCGGTGCCGAGACGCTCACCGACATCTCGCTGTCGATCTTCGTCGGCATCATCGTGGCGACGTACTCGACGCTGTTCGTCGCCGCCCCGCTCTACTCGCTGTTCCGCGAGAACGAGCCCGCGATCGTCGCTCACGACGCCAAGGTGCACGAGGCGCGTCAGCGCTCTGTAGCGGCCAAGGCCTGATCCGCTCGCGGGGTCGGCAACTGCCGGCCCCGCGTAGGATGTTCTGATCGGACAGGAGCAGCAGATGGCGGATTCGCAGGCGACCTCGCAGGGATCGAGCCTGCGTCGGCTCGTGCCGCGCATCTTCTCGCGAGCTCCCCGCGTCAACGACCTCGATAACCTGATCCGCACCGTCCGCGCGAATCATCCGCGCGGTGATCTGCCGATCATCGAGCGCGCCTATCAGGTCGCGCGCGACAAGCATGCCGGGCAGCTGCGCCAGAGCGGTGAGCCGTACATCACACATCCACTTGCCGTCGCGCAGATCCTCGCCGAGCTCGGGCTCGGGCCACGCGCCATCGCCGCGGCGCTGCTCCACGACACGGTGGAGGACACCGGCTACG from Microbacterium sp. H1-D42 carries:
- the secD gene encoding protein translocase subunit SecD: MASSTPTRHAWRVLLGLLLVTAALFGINALGVYGFKESSWTPELALDLQGGTQIVLSAQTADGSDPTQEQLDQAAAIIRQRVDASGTAEADITTEGGRNIVVQIPGVADQETRDRIQASAQLEFRAVLVATDPATEFVGEDGKTTAFPTPNETMNAVPTPKPTDGSDPSQITEKQFAALQSFDCTAERPSTTPPADEPLVACDPTGSVKYLLGPMELDGTVIDDATAGRDQKSGAWTVNLELDSKGTEVFGDISQRLNANRIAGLSPRDQFAFVLDGVVISAPVMQAAILNGKPSISGNFTQESSQTLADQLRYGALPLSFNVESSDTISATLGSQQLQIGLIAGLIGLGLVAIYSLISYRALGWVIIASIGVMGVLTYIIICILAWRMGFRLSLAGVAGLIVSIGFTADSFIVYFERIRDELRDGKSITGAVEDGWGRAKRTIYISKSINILAAVVLYILADATVKGFAFTLGLTTLIDVFIFVIFTHPVMQLLARTRFFGGGHRLSGLDPESLGAVYRGRAQFREAQVGSAGRAARNKGARNEAEKRQTIAERKRAEALAAKGSSDAGKDSDS
- the secF gene encoding protein translocase subunit SecF, yielding MFSMNEFGNNLYSGKTSFPFVAKRRLWFIIAIVLIVGSALVPLIRPVQFSIEFTGGSQFVVASPATGADGKPDQSLATDAVRSVVPEATAKVVIVNNRDVRVQTDQMSALQTQQVTEALSQAYDVKVEDITNSFIGPAWGENVTRQSLWGLAIFLALTFLILAIYFRTWKMSAAAILGLLDVLVITVGVYALAGFEISPAAVIGFLTILAYSLYDTTVVFDKVRENTTEDANQTTRTFGESVNLAVNQTLVRSINTSVVAALPVGAILFIGAFWLGAETLTDISLSIFVGIIVATYSTLFVAAPLYSLFRENEPAIVAHDAKVHEARQRSVAAKA